The window GACATTCTCGAGGAGGGCGGGCTGCTCGGCGAACATCTCCTTGAATTCCTTGTAGGCACACTGCTTGTCGCAGAACCACGTGTCCTTCACCTCGTCCCAACCTTGGATCTCCGCCTGCAGGTCGATCTGAGCCTGGGCGGGTACGTCGTCCTTGAGGAACACGATCACGTGGTCGCCCTGCTGCCAGCGATCCGTGTTCACTTTGACGAGCTCGCTGAGCACGAGAGCACCGAACAGCAGTGTGAGGCTGATAAACACCGCGACGATGGCGGCAGTCATGACGAGCAGATTGCGACGCAGGCTGGAGAACGCTTCTCGTACGAGGAATACGAGCCGTCGCATCAGGAACCACCACCTCTGTTGATGCTCTCGTAGGTACCGCGGCTTTCGTCACGGATGATCTTGCCACGCTCCAATTGGACGACCCTTCGGCGCATCGCATCGACGATCGCATGATCGTGCGTCGCCATCACCACCGTCGTTCCGGTACGGTTCACACGATCCAACACCCGCATGATGCCCACCGACGTCGCCGGATCGAGGTTGCCCGTCGGCTCATCCGCAAGCAGGATCGGTGGCCGGTTCACGAACGCCCTGGCGACCGAAACACGCTGCTGTTCACCACCGGAGAGCTGGCGAGGATAGCGGTCGCCCTTGGTCTGCAGACCCACCAGTTCGAGCACCTGCTGTACCTGACGGTCCACGACCGAGCGGGGCCGCCCAAGCACCTCGAGCGCGAACCCGACGTTCTCGGACACGGTTCGGGCCGGCAGCAGTTTGTAGTCCTGGAACACCGTCCCCACCGAGCGGCGCAGATGGGGAACCTTCCACGCGGGCATCTTGGTGATGTCCTTGCCCGCCACCCATATCTTGCCTCGTGTCACCCGTAGCTCACGCAGCACCAGACTGATGAGCGTCGACTTGCCGGAACCCGACGGGCCGACGACGAAAAGGAACTCGCCTTTCTTGACGTCGAGGTCGATGTCGCGTAGCGCGACGGTGCCTCCCTCGAACACCTTTGTGACACCTTCAAGAAGAATCATGGACCACTCACTTCGGCGGCGGCCCCAACATCGGAACTGCCGGACGTATGTTCCGCCCCGAACTCCGCCCCGGGCGGTAAAAAGGATAACAAGCATCCTGGACGACACCACATCATTGGGCTTGCTGCTCCTGTTTCTCGCGCCGCCAGTGAAGGTAGGCCTCCACGAACTGGTCGAGGTCACCGTCGAGGACTCCCTGTACGTTGCCGACCTCCACGCCGGTCCGCAGATCCTTCACCATCTGATACGGCTGCAGGACATAGGAGCGCAGCTGGCGGCCCCATGCCGCAGCCTCCTGGTCGCCGCGGATCTCTTCGAGCTCCTTGGCTCGCTCCTGTCTGGCGAGTTCTCCGAGCCGGGCCTTCAGGATGGCCATGGCGCGGGCTCGGTTCTGCAACTGGGAACGCTCGTTCTGACATGTCACGACGGTGCCGGTGGGAAGGTGTGTGATCCGTACGGCCGAGTCGGTGACGTTGACGTGTTGCCCCCCGGCTCCCTGAGAGCGGTACGTCTCGATCCTCAGGTCGTCCTGGTTGACCTCGACCTCTTCTTCCTCCACCTCAGGGATGACATCGACACCCGCAAACGACGTGTGGCGTCGCCGGGCCGCGTCGAAGGGGCTGATCCTGACCAGGCGATGCACACCGCGTTCTCCCTCGAGAATCGCGTACGCGTGGTCACCGTCGACGGTCAGGGTTGCCGACTTGATGCCTGCCTCGTCCCCAGGGGTGATCTCGTCGATCTCGACGTTCAGACCTTTGTCCTCGAGATACCGCAGATACATCCGCAGCAGCATCTCCGCCCAGTCCTGCGCATCGACACCGCCCGCGCCGGCGTGCACACTGAAGATTGCAGGCGCCTCGTCGTACGGGCCGAAATACAACGACTCCGTCTCGAGCTTCTGAAGGTCCTTCTCGGCGGCGAGTAGACCCTCGACGGCCTCACGTGCCGCCCCGGCGTCGTCTTCCTCGCCCGCCAACTCCAGCATCACCTCTGCGTCGTCGAGGGCGGTGTCCAGGCGGTCGACGTGTGCAATGAGTCCCTCGTAACGGGACAAGGTCCGGTTGACCTCCGCTGCACGGGTCGCATCGGACCAGAGGTCCGGCGAGGCCGCCGCTTCTCTCAGCTTCGGGAGTTGTTCTGCCTTGGCATCGAGGTCAAAGGAACCTCCGGGCATCGGAGAGACGGGCACGCAGTTCACTCAGGAGCGATCGGGGGTCGATATCCATATCGGTCGAGAATGGTAGCGGGTGGTCGTCCGTTGTCGGCGACCAGCAACCAGCCGACGGCAACCAGCAACGAACCTGCGCCCGCCCCGCAGGCTCACACCACCCCAGGCACCGCTACGAAACACAAGATACGAGGTACCGGCAGGTCAGTCGCCAGACGCCGGAGCCATCTGAAAAGGTTGGGTTCTTCGGGACACACCGACGAAACGTATTCCGTATCTCGTGCTTCGTACCTGTGCTTGATCTCTCCGTGCCGGCACCGACACACGGAGCACCAAATACAAGGTACGAGGTACCTCTTCTCAGGTCCTCTTGCCGTGGCAGTGCTTGTACTTCTTGCCGGACCCGCAAGGACACAGTTCGTTGCGACCGACCTTGGTCGACACCGCCTGACGGCTGGAACGGCCACCGGCGGCGGCCGCCTCCTGCTGATGGATGCGCTGTTGCTGCCTGGCCTTCTCGGCCTCCTGCGCCACCTGCACGTGGAAGAGGTAACGGGCCGTATCACGCTTCACGGAATCCACCATCTCGGCGAACATGTCGTAGCCCTCACGCTGGTATTCGACCAGCGGATCCCTCTGTCCCATCGCTCGCAGCCCGATCCCGGCCCGCAGGTAGTCCATCTCGGCGAGATGCTCGCGCCACTTCGTGTCGATCACGGCCAGCACGACCGTCTTCTCGATCTTGCGGAGCGTCTCGCTTCCCAACTCCTCTTCCCGCTCGTCGTAGAGTGCCTGTGCCTCTTCCACGGCGGCCTCGACAACGTCGTTTACGTCGATCCCGCGATCGGCTTCGAGGGAGTCGGGTCCGAGCCCGGTCGTATAGAAGACACCGAGCTGCTGGCGGAGTTCGTCCCAGTCCCAGTCACGAGGAGAAGCTTCACCGAGCACGCCTTCGACGGTCGACCGGATGCTCTCTTCGATCCAGTCACGAACCAGCGTTTCGCTCGATTCCTGACGAAGCAGATTGTTGCGCCATTCGTAGATCACCTCGCGCTGGCGGTTCATCACTTCGTCGTACTTGAGCACGTTCTTACGAATCTCGAAGTTCTGCGCTTCGACCTGCCCCTGGGCCTTCTCGATGGCCTTGGAGACCATCTTCGCCTCGATGGGTACGTCGTCGGGGATCCGGAGACGGTTCATGATGGCTTCGACCCGATCGGAGGCGAATCGGCGCATGAGATCGTCGCCCAGTGACAGGAAGAACCGCGACTCGCCCGGGTCGCCCTGACGGCCGGACCTGCCTCTCAACTGGTTGTCGATCCTGCGGGACTCATGGCGTTCGGTACCGACCACATACAGCCCGCCGACTTCGAGAATCTCCTCGCGTTCGGCCTCGGTGCGCCGGCGGAACTCTGCTTCCATCTCCTCGAGTGCAGCCTCGTACTCGTCCGATCCCGGTTCGTAGCCGGCCTTCGCGACCGCGGCCTTGGCAAGTCCCTCCGGGTTCCCCCCGAGCATGATGTCGACGCCACGACCGGCCATGTTGGTGGCGACGGTGATCGCACCCTTGCGACCGGCCTGGGCGATGATCGCCGCCTCACGGGCATGCTGCTTGGCGTTGAGAACCTCGTGAGGGATCCCTCGTTTCTTCAACGCGGCCGACAGACGCTCCGACTTCTCGATCGAGACCGTGCCCAGCAGCACCGGCTGGCCCTTCTCGTAGCGTTCGACGATGTCGGCGACGACGGCGTTGAACTTCGCCTCTTCGGACTTGTAGACGAGGTCCGGCTGGTCGATGCGGATCACCGGCTGGTTGGTCGGGATCTCGGCGACCTCCAGGTTGTAGATCTGTGCGAACTCGGCAGCTTCGGTCTTGGCGGTACCGGTCATTCCGGCGAGCTTCTCGTACATCCGGAAGTAGTTCTGCAGGGTGATGGTTGCGAGTGTCTGGTTCTCTTCCTTGATCCGGACGCCCTCTTTGGCCTCGATTGCCTGGTGGAGACCTTCCGAGTAACGCCGGCCTTCGAGCATCCTGCCGGTGAATTCGTCGACGATCTTCACCTCGCCATGGTCGACGAGGTAGGCGACGTCGCGCAGGTAGAGCTCTTTGGCTCGCAACGCGGCGTCGAGATGGTGGACGAAGTCGACGCTCGTGTAGTCGAACATGTTCTCGACACCGAGGATCTGCTCGACGCGGGCAACACCTTCCTCGGTGGTGAGCACCTGGCGCTTGCCCTCGTCGACGGTGTAGTCGACGTCCTTGGTCAGCCGGCGCACGATCTTGGCGAACTCTCGATACCACTTGGCCGTATCGGCGACCACGCCACTGATGATCAGTGGCGTCCTGGCTTCGTCGACGAGGATCGAGTCGACCTCGTCGACGATGGCATAGTGATGCCCCCGCTGCACGAGGTCCTCGATTCGCATGGCCATGTTGTCACGCAGATAGTCGAAGCCGAACTCGTTGTTCGTCCCGTAGGTGATGTCGGCCGCATAGGCGGGACGGCGTTCTTCAGGCGACATCGCTCCCTGGATCAGCCCGACCTCCAATCCCAGGAATCGATAGATCCCACCCATCCACGCCGCGTCACGTGACGCGAGGTAGTCGTTGACGGTGACCATGTGCACGCCTTTGCCGCCAAGGGCATTGAGGTAGGCGGGCATGGTCGAGACGAGGGTCTTGCCTTCACCGGTCTTCATCTCGGCGATCATCCCTGCATGCAGCGCCGCTGCGCCGATCACCTGAACGTCGAAGTGGCGCTGTCCGAGGACCCGCTTCGCCGCCTCCCGGACGACGGCGAACGCTTCGACCTCGATGTCATCGAGCGTTTCGCCGTCGGCCAAACGCTCACGGAACTCCTCGGTCTTGGCTCGCAGGGCAGCGTCGTCGAGCGCTTCGACCTCCGGCTCGAGCGCGTTGACTTCCTCGGCTATCTGCCCGAGATCTCGGAGAATACGCGACTCACCGGCGTGAAGGACTTTGTTGATCAGAGACATTGCCAACTTATCTTATCGGCGCGCCGGCCTATCTCGGCGGGCTTCGCTCGTGAGGCTCGTTCCGCTCGCCGTATTCGGTACTCGGCACCGCAGCCAAGGTCGTGACCAGACCGCCGGGCGACGCCACGGCTCGTGCCGACGACCGACGACTTCCTACACCATCTGCACGATGATGCCGACGCTCTCGAGCAGCGCGGCGGGCTCGACGCCGACCGTGTCCGGGAGTAACTGATCGGCAATCGTCCGCTCCCCGATCGTCGTCTCCACAGGTACGTCCAGGAGCGCTTCTCCGGCCGGACGCACGAGCACGACGTCGGAAACGCCGCCGCTTTCGTTGGCGCGAGTGACCATCACGACGTCTCCATCGGAGAGTTCGAGCAGCGATCCGGGCGGGTAGACGCCAACCATCTCGATGAACGCCCTGGCGAAGTCCGGATCGTAGATCGAGCCCGCGCCCGTCAGCAGGACGAACAGGGCGCGGTTGGGCGTCTCTGCCCTGCGATAGGAGCGCCGGGTCGTGATCGCGTCGTAGGTGTCGGCCGTGGCGACCAGCCTGCTGTAGAAGTGCAGATCCCGTGACAGTCTTCCGGCCGGCGGGTAGCCGTGGCCGTCATACCGGGCGTGGTGTTCGAACGCCACCGTCGCGGCGATCTCCTGATACGGTGCCGCAGCGGCGAGGATCGACGCCGCTCCCTCCTGGGGATGCAGCTTGATCTGACGCCACTGCTCGGCATCGAGCCGGCCCGGATACTGCAGGATGGACGGCGGGACCCGTACCTTGCCGATGTCATGGAGCAGGGCGCCCATCGCGAGAGCGGACATCTGGTCTTTCGGCAGACCGAGCAGCCGGCCCATCGCTATCGAGAGAATGCAGACGTTCACCGAATGGAAGAACGTGTACTCATCGTGGCTCTTCATCGTCGAAAGCAACAACGATGCGGCGGGCTGAGAAATGGTCTGCTCGACGAGATGCTCGACCGCCCCCGCCGCTCCCGACAGGTCGAACTGTTCATCGCGCTCGATGGCCGCCGCCATGCCGCGCAGGACATCGAGCGAGCGCGAATACGACCTGCGCACACCGCCGGCGGCGTCGGTTTCCAGATCGGCTCTCGTGAACGGCGACTCGTTGAGCCGGATCGTCGCTTCGGCGGGAACGTCACCGCTCAACCCGGCTATGAA of the Actinomycetota bacterium genome contains:
- the ftsE gene encoding cell division ATP-binding protein FtsE, with protein sequence MILLEGVTKVFEGGTVALRDIDLDVKKGEFLFVVGPSGSGKSTLISLVLRELRVTRGKIWVAGKDITKMPAWKVPHLRRSVGTVFQDYKLLPARTVSENVGFALEVLGRPRSVVDRQVQQVLELVGLQTKGDRYPRQLSGGEQQRVSVARAFVNRPPILLADEPTGNLDPATSVGIMRVLDRVNRTGTTVVMATHDHAIVDAMRRRVVQLERGKIIRDESRGTYESINRGGGS
- a CDS encoding peptide chain release factor 2 (programmed frameshift); translation: MDIDPRSLLSELRARLSDARGSFDLDAKAEQLPKLREAAASPDLWSDATRAAEVNRTLSRYEGLIAHVDRLDTALDDAEVMLELAGEEDDAGAAREAVEGLLAAEKDLQKLETESLYFGPYDEAPAIFSVHAGAGGVDAQDWAEMLLRMYLRYLEDKGLNVEIDEITPGDEAGIKSATLTVDGDHAYAILEGERGVHRLVRISPFDAARRRHTSFAGVDVIPEVEEEEVEVNQDDLRIETYRSQGAGGQHVNVTDSAVRITHLPTGTVVTCQNERSQLQNRARAMAILKARLGELARQERAKELEEIRGDQEAAAWGRQLRSYVLQPYQMVKDLRTGVEVGNVQGVLDGDLDQFVEAYLHWRREKQEQQAQ
- the secA gene encoding preprotein translocase subunit SecA yields the protein MSLINKVLHAGESRILRDLGQIAEEVNALEPEVEALDDAALRAKTEEFRERLADGETLDDIEVEAFAVVREAAKRVLGQRHFDVQVIGAAALHAGMIAEMKTGEGKTLVSTMPAYLNALGGKGVHMVTVNDYLASRDAAWMGGIYRFLGLEVGLIQGAMSPEERRPAYAADITYGTNNEFGFDYLRDNMAMRIEDLVQRGHHYAIVDEVDSILVDEARTPLIISGVVADTAKWYREFAKIVRRLTKDVDYTVDEGKRQVLTTEEGVARVEQILGVENMFDYTSVDFVHHLDAALRAKELYLRDVAYLVDHGEVKIVDEFTGRMLEGRRYSEGLHQAIEAKEGVRIKEENQTLATITLQNYFRMYEKLAGMTGTAKTEAAEFAQIYNLEVAEIPTNQPVIRIDQPDLVYKSEEAKFNAVVADIVERYEKGQPVLLGTVSIEKSERLSAALKKRGIPHEVLNAKQHAREAAIIAQAGRKGAITVATNMAGRGVDIMLGGNPEGLAKAAVAKAGYEPGSDEYEAALEEMEAEFRRRTEAEREEILEVGGLYVVGTERHESRRIDNQLRGRSGRQGDPGESRFFLSLGDDLMRRFASDRVEAIMNRLRIPDDVPIEAKMVSKAIEKAQGQVEAQNFEIRKNVLKYDEVMNRQREVIYEWRNNLLRQESSETLVRDWIEESIRSTVEGVLGEASPRDWDWDELRQQLGVFYTTGLGPDSLEADRGIDVNDVVEAAVEEAQALYDEREEELGSETLRKIEKTVVLAVIDTKWREHLAEMDYLRAGIGLRAMGQRDPLVEYQREGYDMFAEMVDSVKRDTARYLFHVQVAQEAEKARQQQRIHQQEAAAAGGRSSRQAVSTKVGRNELCPCGSGKKYKHCHGKRT
- a CDS encoding HD-GYP domain-containing protein; the protein is MIREQAARTALRGIQALARQMSLYPTGHPSTGEALEVATTAADTLARREDGEAVITMLGDTIHLGRSILPHASLELSNLLRTLQSRGIESITFNAPVAGADVADLGAFIAGLSGDVPAEATIRLNESPFTRADLETDAAGGVRRSYSRSLDVLRGMAAAIERDEQFDLSGAAGAVEHLVEQTISQPAASLLLSTMKSHDEYTFFHSVNVCILSIAMGRLLGLPKDQMSALAMGALLHDIGKVRVPPSILQYPGRLDAEQWRQIKLHPQEGAASILAAAAPYQEIAATVAFEHHARYDGHGYPPAGRLSRDLHFYSRLVATADTYDAITTRRSYRRAETPNRALFVLLTGAGSIYDPDFARAFIEMVGVYPPGSLLELSDGDVVMVTRANESGGVSDVVLVRPAGEALLDVPVETTIGERTIADQLLPDTVGVEPAALLESVGIIVQMV